The Leptodactylus fuscus isolate aLepFus1 chromosome 1, aLepFus1.hap2, whole genome shotgun sequence nucleotide sequence CAACATTTCAAAATGTGCCACTAGATGATGAGGAAGATGAGGGAATTTATTCTATGCCCTCTAACCTGAAACGGGTATCTGGTCTTCAGAATCTGTATGAAGCGCCAGAAGATATTCTTAGCTGTGGTCACTTGCCAGAACCCATTGACCCACCTCAGACCCACCGTCTGTCTGTTTCTAGCACTGGCAGTGCTCGTTCAGTGGATTCTGGTGGGAGCAGAGAGTCTGGTTTACCATCCCTTTTAACTAGAGATTATCGTACTGATGGGGTTAGTACAGTAGAGGCACTGCGAATGCAACATCAGGAGTTACAAAAGACCTTTATGCTTTTAAAAGACGGCTTTCAAGATGCTGCAAGAAGAGGATGCATAGAAAATCAAGGAACAATTCAGGGTGCTGAAGTTCTCAAAGATTTTGTTGGCTTAACTCAAGTTGTTGTCCTTCACTCTTGTCAAGCTTCAGACCCATCACTACATCGAGAACTTTCTGGACATTTAGAGCAACTGGAACGTGCACTGCGGGCACTACAGGAGGGTGGGACTGAGTTATTGTCACTGACTCACTTAATACAGGAGCAGAGTGGCTGTATTGTGGCGCTGGTGAATACGAACGCAGCTCTTCTCTTCTCACGACCACGACTTTCTTCTAGTGAAAGCCTTTCACGACGGCCACTACCTGCAATACCTTCGGCTTCCCCTGCCGCACATCGCAAGGGCAGCATTCAGGATCGACCTCTGCCACCACCACCTATCCGTCATCAAACTCCTAGTGATCTTGGGGAGGATGCCCACAGTGAATACGAGAGGATTCAATGCAGAGACAATCATTATGTTCATTTACAGGTGAGTGAAAGTGCATTAACTCACATGTTACCACATTGTTTGTAACAAACTGTCATATTCTCACACACTTAACAAACTGGTTTtacaagcaggttttttttttctctctccatcAGGGTACAAATTCGCAAACCACATTGAAATCCAAAGACCAATCGAAGACTGTGGAACAGAAACCTTTACAAGAGAGAAAGGTAACGTATTTCCTCAGAAGTGGGTTGTCTGAGTCTGGTAATACAATGTGTATGTCATTATGTGAGTGAGATCTTTAACCCAGACTTGGTCTGTAAGGAAATCAAGTTAAATATTTTCTTTCAGGAAGATGACTCAGATGATTGTTAGTAAATGATGTTTCCCTTTCTTCAGGGTCAGGATGAGGGTTTTCCTCTATTAACCCCACTCATTATACATTAAAATACTAAACTGGTGACTTTTTAGACCAAAGCAGCGGCAAGCTTCATGTTGCATGCTAAGCGTTAATGATATCTAATAAAGAATGATATATTTTCTCTGTGCCCCTCAAGCTGATGGGTGCCTGCTTCATCAAAGAAAATGACAAGCCTCCCGAGACTCAGTTACTTCAGTTCTTTCAGTAGTTTCCTGTATCAAAATGCTTGAAGGTTTTAAGTCCTTAAGTTAGTTTAATGTAGATTTAGCATGCTTTTTCCCCTTACATTTTCACACACTTGAAATAAAAATATACTTTGCTTTCTTTTTAGCTGGAATTGTACGTGCTATTCTTGTGGAAGTCTTTTTAGCCAAAGCTAGAAGTTGATTCAAAAGAAGTTAATGTACAAAAGATATTTTGTCTCTTTTGTATCCACTTCTATGTATGGCTCCAAACACGTCAATGAAAACTGTATGTGTGATTCCAGCTTTATTTatcaaagtaccgtatttttcggactataagacgcacctaggttttagaggaggaaaatgggggaaaaaaaattttgaagcaaaaaatggtaaaatatttaatatatgggagttgtagttttgcaacattgacaggtgaccctgcagctgtacggggatgcatagagttttttttgcggggccagctgtactttttagttataccattttggggaatatctattgcttagatcaccttgtattgaaaaaaaacccggcggtttatgatatttgattttctacttttatatatatatattctagggacaggaggtgatttagaacttttatttatatttttaaagctttttttttttttttttttttttactactttattcccccccgggggcttgaacctgcggtcacttgattgcaggtcccatagatggcaatacaactgtattgccgtctatgggacattctgtctattagtattacgactggtcatagacccagccgcgatactaatacagcagtgacaggcccgggagcctcattaggctcccggctgtcacccgaacaggtcggctcctgcgatatcgccgcgcaggagccggcctgcaacttcacaggtacggggccggtggggaccggccccgggggagaaggggccaccgatactgacccggcatccgctgtactagagaggcggatgccggggagggatagacgccggcacaggtgccggggcctgagacatcgctacgctcctctgccctgcatgaagccagcggcggggggacggaggagcggaatagcatcgccgctgccggcttcatgcagggcagagcggATCCCTCTCtagagcggatgccaggcgccacattcggactataagacgcaaaaattttggggaaaaaaagtgcgtcttatagtccgaaaaataccgtAATCTTTATTGCTTTAAAACTAGCTTAAAGTGTAGCTCCAGTTATCAACTCTGTACGGCCTCCTCCTGCaccctccatagagttctgtgtgtgaggATGGATATGGAGATGGATCTTAATAAATGATGAAGGAAAGAGACATCCAGGATAAgatagatatattataaagtttcttatatttactgaAAAGTTACTGTTTATTTCTGAAAAGTTATATATAACTGGAGGTAGGGGCTAAAGCTGGAGGCACACGTTAAGAACTTGCAGCAGGTTACATTAGAAGTGTAATACATGAGAGTTAACAAATATCATCTGCATATTTCAGAAGAAACACATGGCACAAGACACTGTGCATTATGAAcacacagcatgtcatttattgcAACCTTTGCAATACATAGCTTgaaagttagggtaagttcacacagggttttttggatcagaaccctcagattccggtccaaaaaccgggtagccacgatTGAAAGCTGATGCACTGTGCGcaatctgctccagattaggcccaatgaatgggcctagtccggaggagggagtgtcttcaagccgaatcgcaaggcgactcggcctgaagaatgaacaccttgcttttttttccaggagccggaagaaatggttcctggaaaaaaagacctgagcggctcccattgatttcaatgggagacatctttttggtcagggttttgaggcggatatgacctgaaaaccctgaccaaaaaaaccctgtgtgaacttacccttaaaggggtattcccataactcttgttctgcagcctgaaggctctgtgctctcttcacttcctggatttctcagcacattggtgggtgaagtttcacttgctctgctatctgctatgtatgccgtcagtaatgagggattggttgtaaatgcattaccacagtataaagttgatatggaaactgatgtagcagagatggatttgagtcagcttgcattacatacagaggtaaggactccttatctcagcccttatcagccaaattcaattaaaccagctgataagtggaaaagctgaagaaagacagtaatcccggagctctcacctccccctcccctatatgaggagctccattgcttttcagcccctccctcccccccctgagagcaggcagctatgtcccttgggaaatgagcagataagcccagtggccatagaaactgagtgtcaacaatgaagtgaataaattaagatagcggccaaacaaagcagttttgataaagcaatgtatttaggaaaagtcttaaaaataggaaaagtcttaaatccacataaactagcagtatagataggatacttttcatgggacaacccgttTAAGGTTAGCTGTCCAGGAATcacatgcatttttgaaaaaatgcagcatatcAATTTTAGCTGCAAAGACACGAGCGTTTTCCCTATAGTTTTAATAAAGTAAGCAAAAACATGTAGCAAGCGTTCCTGCAGTCAAATAGGATTGTCTATTGATATAGTGCAGTGATGGCTAACCTTTTGAGCTTGGTGTGTCAAAATTTGTCTAAAAATCCTAGCTTAACTCGGGTGCCATATCACCATCTAGAGAGATCCATAATTTTGTAATATTTGaactgaagcaaaaaaaaaaaattatatttttgtattgttatttatttgtatttctgGCCCATCACCCGACATaagcactttaaaaaaaaaaacaacaacaaaaaaaaacacctgcagTAATTCACTTGAAATGAATCTAACTCTGTTGTGTgacgtctgttaaaaaaaaaaaaaacccccagagGTCACAGTAccattattcactgttgtgtAAATATAGCTTGAGCCTAGATTTACATGACCGAGTTACACCTGTGAAACTTGGTCCATATGTTTGCCAAATTTATCGGCCTAAACATCATTATAGTTATCTGTCATGCTAGGAGTCCtttcctcccagcgacatactgtcccctACTGGTATAGTACAGGATAGTATTTTGCTGCTAGCGAAGGACTCCCCAGTATTAATGTACTCTTTGTTGAAACTCTGGCATGGTCTGTCTACATCCCTTTTCACACctgatatgcatttttttttttttccttccaaggTTGATACATACCCAGAGCCTTCAGAGGAAGATCACCATTTGCTTCGTTTTTATGCATCTCAAAGCCATGGCCATCTACAAACTCTTCAGTCATGTGTGAATACCTTTCTAGGAAGTGCAAGTTCTCAACCCCCACGTGTTTTTGTAGGACATGGAAAGCAGTTGGTGATAGCTGCACATAAGCTTGTGTTCATTGGGGACACACTTGGTCGACTGCTTAGTTCCAACCAACTTCAAGCTAAGCTTGCAGGTGAAGGAGGTGCCTTGTGCCAAGCACTTAAGGAAGTTGTTCTAGCAACAAAGGAGGCTGCTGCACTGTACCCATCTCCTGTTGCACTCAAGGCTATGGCAGTCAGTGTCTCTATACTATGCACCTGTGCACATAGCTTCACTGACCTTCTACAGAAGATGGCCAGTTAAGGACACAGACATTTGGATGGTTAGAAAGCATTGTGGGCTGAAAGCTAGAACAATACAATGCTTTAGCATCATTGGACATTTTGGGGATTATTCCccattttaaatatttattttgtaATAAGACAAACTGTCTCTAGTGTTTTACTGAAAATACAGCAGACTAAATTTCTGTTTTGCTCAGGTGAGCCAATCTTGTGTTTTATCGTGTATATAATATCATCACTGATACTAACTCTGTGggttactgtactatatagctaCTTGTCGAATACAAACAAGGACCTGCTATAAGAGATATAAACTCTACAGCATCCAAACCCCAATATACAGGAACAAGTGATTATGTTCCATTGGGGAAAGGAAAAGAATTGGGCACATTGAATCTtaccatgcctgatcctttgtttcCTCCAAGAAATAAACTGTTGTCAGAAGGTTCTGACAGCAACTCACTTTACTCTGGCCattaagggaatctgtcagggaaagttcacatggggttttttggtcaggattttgaggctgtatcacctcaaaatcctgaccaaaaagatggctcccattgaaatcaatgggagccggtcaggttttttttctgggagtcgcttgttccggctcccaaaaagaagggagatgctcattcttcaggctgtttcgcctcgcgattctgcctgaagacactcccgactaggcccattcattgggcctaatccggagcagagtgcgcaactggatcccggtgcagtgcaccggaattcagtcgcggctacccgttttttggcctccgcctcaggttccggaccaaaaaacctgtgtgaacttacgctcaggtccaaaatgcccctCAAGTCAATAGCACTGTGTATAGGCATTTAAAAAGAGAAGAAACATATCTTTGTGGCCCCAAAGCAATGAACTAATACAGATGTTTTATGAATATGTAAATTAACCTACAAGTGCTCCAGGacttgacagactccatttaaaaatCTTTTTGCACATTCTATCAaagatgtatatgtgtatgtataaacATACACATGTGAAACATGGGTACCAGAAAGCTTATTTCTTCATCACCTGCTTTGTCAGGGGCAATCTGGATGTCACCAGACACTTTAGCCTGTCAGCAGACCCTAATAAATATTAAATTGAGTACATGGACATTGGTACATTGTACGCACAAGGCAGCATGCAGTTTTCAAGTCGATTTGCTACAAAATGAAACTGGAAAATATATCTAGTTTCCACAGAAGCAGAAAAAGCCCTTGTTCCACTGCTGTTAGGCAAAAGTCAAATTGAGGACAGGGGACATACTGACTAGGCCTCAGACAAGCACATTGCATCAGTTAACTCCCAGACCCACCAACAGCTTTAATGAACTGAAGTCGCAGCACTGCAGATGAACCACAAGTACAATGCATTCAGACAGTCTGCAGACCCTTTCGCTTTTTCACGTTTTGTTATGTTGAACCATTGTATGAAAAGCAAAAGAATTTAAGTTTTCCCATCAATCCCAATAAATACCACATAATAAGAATGTGAAATCAGAATTGTAGTAAGTTCTGCAATTTATTTAAAAAGGAACGAAAAAACGTAAATATCACACAAGTGGATATAAATATTCAGATCATTTGCTATGATACTTAATGTTTAGCTGTAGGGCCGTCCATTTCTCTAGATTATCTTTGAGATGTTTCTACACCTTGATTGGATCCACCTGTGATAAATTCAGCTGATTGGACATAATTTGGAAAGACCCTTTCCCCCTTCTATATACGGTCTCACAGCTGACGACACATATCAGAGAAAAAACAGGCCATGAGCAGGAAAGAACTGCCGGTAGTACAGGATTGTGCTGACAAAGATCAGGAGAAGGGAGCAAATATAGTCTTCTGCACTGAATGTTCTCAAGAGCACAGTGGGCTCCATAattcttaaatggaagaagtaTGGAACACACAAAATTCAAAAGTCAGAGTTGAGGAAAAGCTGGATGGAGCAAAATACAGAGATATTCTTTCTGAAAACCTTATCTAGAGTGTTCAGGACCAAAAggtcaccttccaacaagacaatttaTGCATTTATGATCATACCCACTGGCAACctttcaagacaaaagactgcaaacCACTAAGATGGTTTGAGAAATCTTTAACAGTCTGCAAATTATTAATTACTTATATGtttaatttaaatatggttatgtgctAGGGGTAACATAACCATAACTATTCCTGCTGCAGTTTCAGATTTTAATTTTGACTTCATTCATTGAGCCCTTTAAGGGCTTActttttgtggaacaaattgaacttggtaatggtaccatttaatatttcatataatttttttttttttttttatgtagattgtcagccccatatagtGTTCACAacgtattttttttctgctatcagtatgtctgtgtagaatgggaggaaatccacgcaaacacggggagaacatacaaactccttgcagatgttgttcctggctggattcgaacccaggactccaatgctgcaaggctgcagtgctaaccactgagccactgtgttgcccctaatattccatatgatttaCTGGAAAGCtcgaaaattcagaatgaggtggaattggagaaaatctgtgtttgtgcgactttcttacaagctttgtttttacagccttcactttgcagccaaaatgagtagtcacctgtattctacggGTCGGTACAGTTCTAGAGATACcaaattaaggctaaggccccacgttgcagaaaagcagagattttcattgcagatcttgctttgttttttttttagccaaagtcaggagtgtatttAACACAAGAAAAATGTataagtgtttcctttatataTTCTATTATTTTTCAAGTCGCTTCTAACTTTGCCccgcagtgtggggccttagccttatataatttgtttgttttttgttaaagTTTTAACTTTTGGAAAAAATCTaaaattgcaagaaaaaaaaaaatcttgaatcgCCGTATTCTACACCtgaaacttttttatacttgcatgTCAGAGGATGTTTAAGGCTTCTGTTTTTTTCAGGTCCAGATGTACATTTTATTGATACCAATTTGGGGACTGTCCATTGCTGTTTAACCAAATTTATCTGGCAGAtgaaataggggaaaaaaaacaaaaacatttatattTAGAAAACATTTAGAATGTCACTATGACATTCATCGTATCGTAAAAATAGTTATATAGgtttgtagactgggtgtttttggtcacggggatacctaatgtgtatgtctcGCACTTAATTttcttacttttatatgtgttatagGGAAAGGATGACATTTCAGTTCAtttactttttctattttttttttctaattttaactttttttttttttcaattcaaatttttattgcaaatttttaacAATACAACAGGGTCTGAAATCGACCTAAAACACgaagaaacacaaaaaaaaaatacatacaatgcCAACAAAACAAAATGGTTTCGGACCGCCAGGAGGTCCCAGGACGGTCCGGCCATGGAAAGTGCTGAATTGCAGAAGAACGGAGAAGAAATGGAAGAGGCAGAAGAAAAAGAGGAGAAGCGCCATGGAGGGATGGGTAGAAGGagaaaagaaggggaaaaaaaagtagagGGAGGGTAATTAGGGGAGAGCAAATAGAGGGGGTGAATGAATGACAAACTGACTAGATGGTCCATACTCGGTGGACTGGAAATCAGTTACCGGAGACCACAAGTCAACAAAACAGTAGAAGGAAGGATGCATCTGCTTGTAATAACCACAAACTGAATGCACCACACAGGTCTAGGTGGAAGATCCAGAGCCCAGGAGCATCTGATATTCCCCAGAGCATTGAAATTCAAACCAATAAAATCAGGTTTTAATGTAGGTTTCAGTCATGCCATGCAGAAAAGAGGTGAGCTTCTCCATACACATGATCTCATTCACCTTCAAAATCTATAAGGAGAGAGGAGGGGTCAACTCGCTTCCAGTAGAGTGGAATGCAAGCACGGGCACTGAGGACCAAAAATTAAAGCAGAGAGCGCTTGTAGACTTTCACTGAAGACTCATAGTGATTGAGGAGGAACAAAGCCGGGCCTAGGTGATCAAGAGTATCAGTTAGTTGCAAAATGATCCGTTTAACACCATCCCAGAACGAGGACAATACAGGGAAGGACCAGAAAATATGGAGCTTATCCCCCCTCTACCTGCCCACATCTCCAACACAGCGGGGAGACCTGTGGGAAGAACATGTGTAATTTTGTAGGGACCCTGTACCAACCAGACAGGATCTTGTAGCGGGCCTCCTGGTAGcgggattttatttttatatttaatcaATCAAATTTTACTAAAGATTACAAAATACACATAAACAAAAAACTCTATATACTCATTATACAAAACAAACCACCGCAGGCCCAAAAAACACAAAGTCAAAAAGGATGCAATTCAGGCTCTCACAATAacataaccaaaaaaaaaagacaagaaaaCTGTAGCCTAAAATGAGAGCTTCTCAGAAACCATTGTTCCCACAGGAGCAGGTATACATAggaccaaaaacaaaaaagacataGACAGGAGATGACAAAgggaaacaaagaaaaaaaaaaaggtcattggacaaaaatataaaatcAAAAATGTGTTCCATATTATCAGGGGCTCAAGAAaaggagctaaaaaaaaaaaaaaaaaaaaaaaatcaatcgactcctggaacaccacccatgGCTGCCAGAGTGCATCAAACTTAGAAGAGTCTGCGGAATCCACCGCTACTAACACCTCGATATGCCGTATATAAAGAAATTCCTGAAGCCACTCCTGCAAAGAAGGTGTGGCGCCACTGTGCCAGTACCTAGGAATGACTGTCctggcagccacaagaaaatgtctcaGGAGATCGCCCTTGACGGTTTTGTATTTACTCGGTATAAGGGAAAGGAGGGCCAAATGGGTGGAAGGCATGACAGTACAACCACTAACTTTACAATacagattgaaaatagaattccaAAATGGACGATTTTCTGTGTGCTCCCACCAAATATAAAGAAGGGAACCCCTTTTTGCCTCAGCGCCAACACTGATCAGAAACACTGGGATAAATCTTATGTAGGAGATCAGGAAAGTGATACCACCTGGTCAAGGTTATAGTTTTTCTCCTGTGCATTGCATGGCAAGGGTAATGTAtgggcaaacaaaaaaaaattctatgtcaATCAATGGGAGAGATTGAATTCTGTAAGTCTCTAGCCCAAGGTCACAGTATACGCGGAGGCTCCCAGCATAGTGTCACTCAAAAGGAAATGATAAAGTAAAGAGTTTACACACATAGGGCTGTCGGGCCAAAGCAGGGCCTTTTCCAGTGGGGTAGGAGCagaggaggagaccggcaacaaAGAGGACCTACGAATGAAACAAGACAGCTGGTAGGGCCCGGACTGGAAACACTCAGCTGATCCAAGGAGGGAAGGGAACCTAAAACACTACACAATTTTATATCATCATGGTCAGACCAGCATAAGATACACCAAGAGGAATGACGCGGTGGAAACATAGGGTTATGGAACAATGAGCTCAATGGCCCAGGAACCCTCACTATACTCTGACTCCAGCACACTGAATCTCAAACACTGGGAAAATGAGCAGAAAAAAATGTATGACGAACCTGTCAGAAGAATCAAGGCAGAGAGGAAAGAAATGTCGCAAGAATCTCCTTCTCCATAACTACCCACTGCTTGTCGGAATCCCGGTAACACCAATCAAAGAGACGCAACAGGATTACAGCCTTATAATACAAATAAAGGTCAGGTAAACCCACTCGACTATCACATTTGATAGACGTGACAATGTGAGAAATTGCAGGCAACTACGAGCCTAGCCCCATGCAAATCAGCTAAAGAGGGACTGCAGTCTAGTAAAATAGGAGTGGGGGGCCCAAATAGGCAAGGTTTGAAATAAGTACAAAAAGTGAGGAATCATATCCATTTTTAAAAT carries:
- the EFS gene encoding embryonal Fyn-associated substrate, giving the protein MPAQLAQALYDNAAESPEELSFRRGDVMLVLEQDPPALSGWWRCSLRGKQGIAPGNRLRLLPESESQENEYQAPRLLGATVVTSKPQNSRDKLKMNKDEQQTPSCTEVYQVPPIARLCISPPTSEDDIYNSPRQVEVPQPCPQEVYDMPSSLLKDTQSMSSMYDSPVLRIKEVKDESVPPPEEIPEDIYDVPPTFQNVPLDDEEDEGIYSMPSNLKRVSGLQNLYEAPEDILSCGHLPEPIDPPQTHRLSVSSTGSARSVDSGGSRESGLPSLLTRDYRTDGVSTVEALRMQHQELQKTFMLLKDGFQDAARRGCIENQGTIQGAEVLKDFVGLTQVVVLHSCQASDPSLHRELSGHLEQLERALRALQEGGTELLSLTHLIQEQSGCIVALVNTNAALLFSRPRLSSSESLSRRPLPAIPSASPAAHRKGSIQDRPLPPPPIRHQTPSDLGEDAHSEYERIQCRDNHYVHLQGTNSQTTLKSKDQSKTVEQKPLQERKVDTYPEPSEEDHHLLRFYASQSHGHLQTLQSCVNTFLGSASSQPPRVFVGHGKQLVIAAHKLVFIGDTLGRLLSSNQLQAKLAGEGGALCQALKEVVLATKEAAALYPSPVALKAMAVSVSILCTCAHSFTDLLQKMAS